From Gemmatimonadaceae bacterium, a single genomic window includes:
- a CDS encoding MFS transporter, protein MPHPETAAPPAPHSSRYAWYVVGVLTLANVAGFVDRMILSLLVVPIRRDLGISDTQMSLLMGLAFSVFYTVLGLPIGWLADRGNRKAIMGWGVALWSVMTAACGLAGGFGRLLLTRVGVGVGEATLSPTATSFLADYFPPERLGSALSVYSMGIFVGSGLAYVIGGAVVGFLDAQGSVLVPLVGAVRPWQTAFFVVGVPGVLIALLFLTVREPARKPGSHGAGIGQLFAYLKRNLRSFTCNSLGFSLSAMVNFGIAAWLATFMIRRYGWTAGRAGAVQGILTMTVGVIGVLAGGRMADWYARRGRTDGPLRVGVVGAVGMLISATAYPFMPSAWMAVAWLVPVNFFAAFPWGAANAAAAEIVPASMRAQGAALYFFVLSLVSSTLGPTVVAAITDYVFHADSAVGWSLAITNVVGMTGAIVLLLYGMPAYRATIAARGE, encoded by the coding sequence ATGCCCCACCCGGAAACCGCCGCGCCGCCCGCCCCTCACTCGTCCCGCTATGCGTGGTACGTGGTGGGCGTGCTCACGCTGGCCAATGTGGCCGGGTTCGTGGACCGGATGATCCTCAGCTTGCTGGTCGTGCCCATCCGGCGCGACCTCGGTATCTCCGACACCCAGATGAGCCTGCTCATGGGGCTCGCCTTCTCGGTGTTCTATACGGTGCTGGGCCTGCCCATCGGCTGGCTGGCCGACCGCGGCAACCGCAAGGCGATCATGGGGTGGGGGGTGGCGCTCTGGAGCGTCATGACCGCGGCCTGCGGACTGGCCGGCGGCTTCGGACGCCTGCTCCTCACGCGCGTCGGCGTGGGCGTGGGCGAGGCCACCCTCAGCCCCACGGCCACGTCGTTCCTGGCCGACTACTTCCCGCCCGAGCGCCTGGGCTCCGCCTTGAGTGTTTACTCCATGGGGATCTTCGTGGGCTCGGGGCTCGCCTACGTGATCGGCGGCGCGGTGGTGGGGTTCCTGGATGCGCAGGGCAGCGTGCTCGTGCCGCTGGTGGGCGCCGTGCGCCCCTGGCAGACCGCGTTCTTCGTGGTCGGCGTGCCGGGCGTGCTCATCGCGCTGCTCTTTCTCACCGTGCGCGAGCCGGCGCGCAAGCCGGGGTCACACGGCGCCGGCATCGGCCAACTATTTGCCTACCTGAAGCGCAACCTGCGCAGCTTCACCTGCAACAGCCTCGGCTTCTCGCTGTCGGCCATGGTCAACTTCGGCATCGCCGCCTGGCTGGCCACGTTCATGATCCGCCGCTATGGATGGACGGCGGGGCGCGCCGGCGCCGTGCAGGGCATCCTCACCATGACCGTGGGCGTGATCGGCGTGCTCGCCGGCGGACGGATGGCCGACTGGTACGCCCGCCGCGGCCGCACCGACGGACCGTTGCGCGTGGGGGTGGTGGGCGCCGTGGGGATGCTCATCTCGGCCACGGCCTATCCGTTCATGCCGTCGGCGTGGATGGCCGTGGCGTGGCTGGTGCCGGTGAACTTCTTCGCCGCCTTCCCCTGGGGCGCCGCCAACGCGGCCGCCGCCGAGATCGTGCCGGCGTCGATGCGCGCCCAGGGCGCGGCGCTGTACTTCTTCGTGCTCAGCCTGGTGTCGTCCACGCTCGGGCCCACCGTGGTGGCGGCCATCACCGACTACGTGTTCCACGCCGACTCGGCCGTGGGATGGTCGCTGGCCATCACCAACGTGGTGGGGATGACCGGGGCTATTGTACTTCTGCTATACGGCATGCCGGCGTACCGCGCCACGATCGCGGCGCGGGGGGAGTGA